One segment of Euwallacea fornicatus isolate EFF26 chromosome 23, ASM4011564v1, whole genome shotgun sequence DNA contains the following:
- the axo gene encoding axotactin isoform X4, with translation MMTHHILVLTLLSSALARPEVTSQQHCPGNPEKGPCNRNIFKWAFDHEKRECITFIWGGCGGNDKNRFDSEKQCIEKCFLSLEIKNETALARNVSVIPREKRGPKLTFLENDSENTFMFAQSNTFIQIDGDIIQTFQLRLCRQISFQFRTRLPHGLLVYHNVKVPHGVSLQPYALYIIVQQGQLKVVHVYDKHSTALTVGRGLNNDQWHTVTVRIDVHAAKLLATVDDLRDDTDLKGLDTENNYGVTANVTSVILIGGLSSEERLHGVKYIIESFVGCIKDVVLSTGKSASDLLQISPLIATKHENVQEGCKDVCSTSENLCFRGSRCVNHYYTRTCDCFGTKYEGEFCDIYTATILTLRGSSYVSYRVYDWKDRVHSSVTRFSMMFKTRFDNSALLYAAGGDQGIDHYIAASIFNASVYVVMDFGGNHPVSIVMGKTPEFKLHEWNNLTIFHEHEKVHVILNDEIKTINITGNPLLYIDPEIYIGGGPELQKKTGLKSTNNFVGSLKYVFYNDISIIYELHKSNPKVHYIGILRPEFFESDIQIIPITFPFSASHIWWHNDHVDSLSLSFHFKASSNLSVIASSEAQTGLYWEVRVVNDEVRFELLDSVKNTTHLISVKKTPGIWHFLNVTYFDGDITVSIDRKGKTEKISDLKFAVGDKIKIAAGSRSNAGLVGCMRDIEVNGVQLEPRNVLQTERVVGEVMLDDCRFVNACQRPNTCEHGGKCSVKENRLTCDCTNTGYIGTNCHFAFYRKTCEELALLGYTKPDVYLIDIDGNGRFPPAHVRCEFQSIEESTKTIVEHNLPSQMDVRSPSEQDFSFSIKYREFNAEMLQELVSHSLNCSQYIKYDCFKAPLELHSTTWFMSSANQTVDFIGDVKRGTCRCSIDHQCENPNQWCNCDNVSDDKWNTDDGYFTTADSLGITEMYFLQQSDLPQDALGRITLGPLECVETNTQRYVVTFTTSQSYIEVPGWRKGDLAFSFRTTGKKAILLYQPPIRPNYPSFMVALTSDFQLTFNFTLNTGVSKGLVIDSVRRLNGGEWHKLWIDYNKYHVRFMINEDYQMVDLRPEEEFGPFEGSMFIGGAPFDLSDPRTSVHQGLIGCFRGLVVNDEVLDIYSYMSVHLSEIIKDCKPSCVPNPCKNKAQCKELWSTFECICPNPWAYKGQYCETNININAITFTQSESYIHKNYFTNDTEEEKAVLSDIFKKRILVNLRTYDNYSLVFYANDHLNNFVHLHIIEGRKVEYLFNRENQIYNITVPFMDLNSSKPVQIAIVREENKTTMFVNDRNSSVPFGIKLLEGYSNKPWTNPDKEILAPQRPPASPTEYFQLYVGGYDTETLLKVSDDLTDLPGYVGCFRGFQIGDTLINLPTKINQTRKGVIASCNMKCDEEPCKNGGTCIEDFRNQEHTCDCEHTSYYGEFCNEEKGADFNGEAILSRRFILNDTVDYVKIQVAFSSQDARQKNTVLLLLQTENNRSYYLLVGLSMEGYLIIQEDREGAVFSATVNKKSFINGARHSVYYKRDFNDSELLVDKERTIMEQIPAQTFSNILESGANEVHIGGQETNDPRFAIFKKFSGCLSNILIEVNEHVMKPLEEYMFYTKTGTENINISNPHGVRSAQCSADFDIVHEKTPGIPNLNISQGKDKTWVQDAPQRVLYTSFYATDSVEEDNVEHLIIIILASFFVLVLICISYDVYRTNKNYKRRKEFETDAGILLSKQQAALMLQDNNKPPSDLEPTKQPNGKVHNAEQTNGTTKVTAGFGKALLIPEEVSLSPLKKNDSRRERQKRISFRDSASELTWDTPDVASEILSPMLEEDEENVIEEESIEEFDDEDEDDVPDLVSSRGNLLSMAPISTISEVTLADRCSLEIRPPTPPSRRGSKLPPPNIHPMATTLPYMIEESNSSV, from the exons Atg ATGACCCACCACATTTTAGTTTTGACTCTCCTCTCATCAGCATTGGCCCGACCCGAAGTGACCTCCCAGCAACACTGCCCCGGTAACCCGGAAAAGGGTCCCTGCAACCGCAACATCTTCAAATGGGCTTTCGACCATGAAAAAAGGGAATGCATAACCTTCATATGGGGCGGATGCGGAGGCAACGATAAGAATAGATTTGATAGTGAGAAGCAGTGTATAGAGAAATGTTTCCTTAGTTTAG aaataaaaaatgagacTGCATTAGCTAGAAACGTGTCTGTGATACCCAGAGAGAAAAGGGGGCCAAAACTGACTTTTTTGGAGAATGATTCTGAGAATACCTTTATGTTTGCTCAATCGAAcacttttattcaaatcgATGGAGACATCATTCAAACCTTCCAGCTGAG ACTCTGTCGGCAAATCTCCTTCCAATTCCGCACCAGGTTGCCTCATGGGCTTCTGGTTTACCACAATGTCAAAGTGCCCCATGGTGTTTCCCTGCAGCCCTACGCTCTTTATATTATAGTGCAGCAGGGTCAGCTCAAGGTAGTACACGTCTATGACAAGCATTCTACAGCATTGACCGTTGGTAGGGGTTTGAACAACGATCAATGGCATACTGTTACT GTTCGAATAGATGTACATGCAGCCAAATTATTGGCAACAGTGGATGATTTAAGGGATGACACAGATCTCAAAGGGCTGGATACGGAAAACAACTATGGGGTGACCGCTAACGTGACCTCAGTAATTCTTATCGGAG GTTTGAGCTCTGAGGAGAGATTGCATGGGGTGAAATACATCATAGAGTCCTTCGTGGGGTGCATCAAAGACGTGGTGCTTAGTACTGGAAAATCTGCTTCGGATCTACTGCAAATTTCCCCATTGATTGCTACCAAGCATGAAAACGTCCAAGAGGGGTGCAAAGACGTATGCTCAACTTCCGAAAATCTTTGCTTTAGAGGTTCGAGGTGCGTTAATCATTACTACACTAGAACCTGCGATTGTTTCGGTACCAAATACGAGGGAGAATTTTGCGACATTTACA CTGCAACTATTCTAACCCTACGAGGTTCTTCTTACGTTTCCTATAGGGTTTATGACTGGAAGGACCGGGTTCATTCTTCAGTCACAAGATTCTCCATGATGTTCAAGACCAGGTTTGACAATTCCGCTCTTCTATATGCAGCTGGAG GGGACCAAGGAATAGACCACTACATCGCAGCTTCAATTTTCAACGCATCAGTGTATGTAGTCATGGATTTTGGAGGCAACCATCCCGTATCCATAGTCATGGGCAAAACTCCTGAATTCAAATTACACGAGTGGAACAACTTGACCATATTCCACGAGCATGAGAAAGTCCATGTAATCTTGAACGATGAGATTAAGACGATAAACATCACTGGAAATCCTCTGCTTTATATTGATCCAGAAATTTACATCG gTGGAGGTCCAGAATTGCAGAAGAAAACGGGCCTTAAATCTACAAACAACTTTGTTGGCTCCCTCAAATACGTCTTTTACAACGACATATCTATTATCTATGAGCTACATAAGAGCAACCCTAAAGTGCACTATATAGGCATCCTTAGGCCCGAATTCTTCGAAAGTGACATCCAAATCATCCCTATAACCTTCCCCTTTTCTGCTAGCCACATATGGTGGCACAACGACCATGTGGACTCTTTGAGCCTCAGTTTTCACTTCAag GCTAGCAGTAATTTGAGTGTGATAGCGTCAAGCGAGGCTCAAACAGGCCTTTACTGGGAAGTCAGGGTGGTCAATGATGAGGTACGCTTTGAGCTTCTGGATAGCGTCAAAAACACCACTCATTTGATCAGCGTCAAGAAAACGCCGGGAATTTGGCACTTCTTAAATGTAACTTATTTCGATGGAGACATCACAGTCAGCATCGAtagaaaaggaaaaactgagaaaatttCTGATCTGAAATTTGCAGTCGGAGATAAGATCAAGATTGCTGCTGGATCTAGGAGTAATGCAGGTTTAGTGGG GTGTATGCGCGATATTGAAGTTAATGGAGTCCAGTTGGAACCACGCAATGTCCTGCAGACGGAAAGAGTAGTAGGAGAAGTAATGCTGGATGACTGTAGATTTGTAAATGCTTGTCAAAGACCGAACACTTGCGAGCATGGAGGCAAATGTTCGGTGAAGGAAAACAGACTGACTTGTGACTGTACTAACACCGGCTACATTGGAACTAACTGCCACTTTGCCTTCTACAGAAAAACTTGCGAAGAACTGGCGTTATTAG gatACACCAAACCGGACGTTTACCTCATCGATATCGATGGAAATGGAAGGTTTCCTCCAGCTCATGTAAGATGCGAGTTCCAAAGTATCGAAGAATCCACCAAGACCATTGTGGAGCATAATTTGCCTAGTCAAATGGATGTTAGATCTCCTTCTGAACAAGACTTCAG TTTTAGTATCAAGTACCGAGAATTCAATGCAGAGATGCTACAAGAACTGGTGTCTCATTCCTTAAATTGCAGCCAGTATATCAAGTATGACTGCTTCAAAGCACCTTTGGAGCTACACTCTACTACTTGGTTCATGTCTTCTGCCAATCAGACCGTGGATTTTATAGGGGATGTCAAAAG agGTACTTGTCGCTGCTCAATTGATCACCAATGCGAGAATCCCAACCAATGGTGCAATTGCGATAACGTCTCTGATGACAAATGGAACACTGATGATGGCTACTTTACCACTG CCGACAGTTTGGGTATTACAGAAATGTACTTCCTACAGCAATCCGATTTGCCACAAGATGCTTTGGGAAGAATCACTTTGGGGCCTTTGGAGTGCGTTGAAACTA acaCCCAAAGGTATGTGGTTACATTCACTACCAGTCAATCTTACATCGAGGTGCCTGGATGGAGGAAAGGTGATCTGGCCTTTTCGTTTAGAACAACAGGCAAGAAGGCCATTTTGCTTTACCAACCACCAATAAGGCCCAATTATCCCAGCTTCATGGTGGCTCTGACCAGCG ACTTCCAACTCACATTCAATTTTACCTTGAACACTGGAGTTTCGAAGGGATTAGTAATTGATTCTGTAAGACGCCTCAATGGGGGTGAATGGCACAAACTCTGGATCGATTACAATAAATATCATGTTAGATTCATGATCAACGAAGACTACCAAATGGTGGACTTAAGACCTGAGGAGGAATTCGGGCCCTTTGAAGGGTCAATGTTCATTGGAGGAGCCCCCTT CGACTTATCAGACCCAAGAACTTCCGTTCATCAAGGGCTAATTGGGTGTTTTCGAGGGCTGGTGGTAAACGACGAAGTTTTAGACATTTACAGTTACATGAGTGTTCATTTGAGTGAAATTATCAAGGACTGTAAACCGTCATGTGTACCTAATCCTTGCAAGAACAAAGCTCAATGCAAGGAGCTGTGGAGCACTTTTGAGTGCATTTGCCCCAACCCATGGGCCTACAAAGGGCAATACTGCGAAACCA ATATAAACATCAATGCAATAACGTTCACTCAAAGTGAGTCgtatattcacaaaaactacTTCACTAATGACACTGAAGAGGAGAAGGCAGTGCTGAGTGATATCTTCAAGAAGAGGATTTTGGTGAATTTGCGGACTTATGACAATTATTCTTTGGTGTTTTATGCGAACGATCATTTGAACAACTTCGTGCATTTGCATATTATTGAAG GAAGAAAAGTGGAATACTTATTTAACCGGGAGAACCAAATCTACAATATAACAGTACCATTCATGGACTTAAACTCCAGCAAACCAGTGCAAATTGCCATAGTCAGGGAGGAAAATAAGACTACTATGTTCGTGAATGACAGAAATAGCTCTGTACCTTTTGGGATCAAGCTCTTGGAGGGTTATTCCAACAAACCTTGGACAAATCCCGACAAAG AGATTTTGGCCCCGCAAAGACCACCAGCTTCTCCAACTGAATACTTCCAATTATATGTTGGAGGTTACGATACTGAGACCCTACTGAAGGTATCTGATGACCTAACAGACCTTCCAG GCTACGTGGGTTGCTTTAGAGGCTTTCAAATAGGGGACACTCTCATCAACCTTCCGACGAAGATTAATCAGACCAGGAAAG GTGTGATTGCAAGCTGCAACATGAAGTGCGATGAAGAGCCCTGCAAGAATGGAGGTACCTGTATAGAGGACTTTAGGAACCAAGAGCACACTTGTGACTGCGAGCATACAAGCTACTATGGAGAGTTTTGTAATGAGGAGAAAG GAGCTGACTTCAACGGTGAGGCCATATTGAGCAGACGGTTCATCCTAAACGACACAGTAGATTACGTAAAAATTCAAGTAGCTTTCTCCAGCCAAGACGCAAGGCAAAAGAACACTGTTTTACTATTACTCCAAACAGAAAATAA CCGAAGTTATTACTTGCTGGTGGGTCTCAGCATGGAAGGATATCTAATAATCCAGGAAGATAGAGAGGGAGCAGTGTTTTCTGCCACAGTGAACAAGAAGAGCTTCATAAATGGAGCTAGACACTCGGTTTACTATAAAAGAgatttcaacgattcagaGCTGTTAGTCGACAAAGAACGCACAATAATGGAACAGATACCTGCGCAGACCTTCAGCAACATTCTAGAATCTGGAGCTAACGAGGTCCATATTGGAGGACAAGAGACTAATGATCCaagatttgcaattttcaagaAGTTTAGCGGCTGCCTATCTA aCATTCTCATTGAAGTCAACGAACATGTAATGAAGCCTTTGGAAGAATACatgttttatacaaaaactgGCACTGAGAATATTAACATTTCCAATCCTCATGGAGTCAGAAGCGCTCAGTGCAGTGCAGATTTTGATATCGTCCATGAAAAGACCCCTGGAATcccaaatttgaatattagcCAA GGTAAAGACAAGACGTGGGTCCAAGACGCCCCTCAAAGGGTACTTTACACTTCTTTCTACGCCACTGACTCAGTAGAAGAAGACAACgttgaacatttaataataataattctagCTTCTTTCTTTGTTTTGGTGTTAATTTGCATCAGCTATGACGTCTATAggactaataaaaattacaagcGAAGGAAGGAATTTGAGACTGACGCTGGTATATTACTGTCCAAGCAACAGGCAGCTCTGATGCTTCAGGACAACAATAAGCCT CCTTCCGATTTAGAACCAACGAAACAACCGAATGGCAAAGTGCACAACGCAGAACAAACCAATGGTACCACTAAAGTAACTGCAGGTTTTGGAAAAGCCTTGCTTATTCCTGAAGAAGTATCTTTGAGTCCTCTTAAGAAGAACGACAGTAGAAGAGAGAGGCAAAAGAGGATTAGTTTCAGAG ATAGCGCAAGCGAATTGACTTGGGACACTCCGGATGTAGCATCAGAAATCTTAAGTCCGATGTTGGAGGAAGATGAAGAGAACGTAATTGAAGAAGAAAGTATTGAAGAATTTGACGACGAAGACGAGGATGATGTACCTGACCTTGTAAGTAGTCGTGGCAATCTGCTAAGCATGGCTCCGATAAGCACTATTAGCGAAGTCACTTTGGCTGACAGATGTTCTTTG gAAATACGACCACCAACACCACCATCTCGCAGGGGCTCCAAACTACCCCCTCCAAATATTCATCCCATGGCTACAACACTGCCTTACATGATCGAAGAATCAAATAGCAGTGTCTAA